Proteins from a single region of Streptomyces spectabilis:
- a CDS encoding transketolase has protein sequence MTETTPRGGPAPDQFRELARQLRVDSVRAAAAAGSGHPTSSLSAADLMAVLLARHLQYDFQRPDHPGNDRFILSKGHASPLLYAAYKAAGALDDEELLTFRKQGSRLEGHPTPRRLPWVEVATGSLGQGLAVGVGMALSGKRLDRIPYRVWVLCGDGELAEGAVWEAAEHAAYEHLDNLTALVDVNRLGQRGPTRHEWDLDAYARRLKAFGWHVVAVDGHDVEDVDRALHEARSTAGQPTAVLARTVKGKGVASAEDREGLHGKPLPDADAAIAELGGPGRLRVTVQAPPAARVLRATRSGHLELPRYERGAEVATRDAFGQALAALGTARGDVVALDGEVGDSTRAELFAKEHPERYFECYIAEQQLVAAAVGLARRGWVPYAATFAAFLTRAHDVVRMAAVSGADLNLVGSHAGVAIGQDGPSQMGLEDLAMFRAVPDSTVLYPCDAPQTARLVAAMADLDGVRYLRTTRGATPVLYGPGEEFPVGGSKVLRSSGADRLTVVAAGVTVHEALAAAAALDREGVPVRVVDLYSVKPVDRRTLRAAAEQTGCLLTVEDHRQEGGIGDAVLDAFSDGSPVPRLVRLAVTGVPGSASPAEQLRAAGIDAESIAAAVRLLVEHVVR, from the coding sequence ATGACCGAGACCACCCCGCGCGGCGGCCCCGCGCCGGACCAATTCCGCGAACTGGCAAGGCAGTTGCGCGTCGACTCCGTGCGCGCCGCGGCCGCCGCCGGATCCGGGCACCCCACCTCGTCCCTGTCGGCGGCCGACCTCATGGCGGTGCTCCTCGCGCGCCACCTCCAGTACGACTTCCAGCGGCCCGACCACCCCGGCAACGACCGGTTCATCCTCTCCAAGGGGCACGCGTCGCCGCTCCTGTACGCCGCGTACAAGGCGGCGGGCGCGCTCGACGACGAGGAACTGCTCACCTTCCGCAAGCAGGGCAGCCGCCTCGAAGGCCATCCGACGCCGCGCCGCCTGCCCTGGGTCGAGGTCGCGACCGGCTCGCTCGGGCAGGGGCTCGCCGTCGGCGTCGGCATGGCCCTGTCCGGCAAGCGGCTCGACCGCATCCCCTACCGGGTCTGGGTCCTGTGCGGCGACGGCGAACTGGCCGAGGGCGCCGTGTGGGAGGCCGCCGAGCACGCCGCGTACGAGCACCTGGACAACCTCACCGCGCTCGTCGACGTGAACCGGCTCGGCCAGCGCGGGCCCACCCGGCACGAGTGGGACCTGGACGCGTACGCGCGCCGTCTGAAGGCCTTCGGCTGGCACGTCGTCGCGGTCGACGGGCACGACGTCGAGGACGTCGACCGCGCCCTGCACGAGGCGCGCTCCACCGCGGGCCAGCCCACCGCCGTCCTCGCCCGCACCGTCAAGGGCAAGGGCGTCGCGTCCGCCGAGGACCGCGAGGGCCTGCACGGCAAGCCGCTGCCCGACGCCGACGCCGCGATCGCCGAGCTCGGCGGCCCCGGGCGGCTGCGCGTCACCGTCCAGGCCCCGCCCGCGGCCCGCGTGCTGCGCGCCACCCGCAGCGGACACCTGGAGCTGCCCCGGTACGAGCGGGGCGCCGAGGTCGCGACCCGCGACGCCTTCGGCCAGGCGCTCGCGGCGCTCGGCACGGCACGCGGCGACGTCGTCGCCCTCGACGGCGAGGTCGGCGACTCGACCCGCGCGGAACTCTTCGCCAAGGAGCACCCGGAGCGGTACTTCGAGTGCTACATCGCCGAACAGCAGCTCGTCGCCGCCGCCGTGGGCCTCGCCCGGCGCGGCTGGGTGCCGTACGCGGCCACGTTCGCGGCGTTCCTCACCCGCGCCCACGACGTCGTCCGCATGGCGGCCGTCAGCGGCGCGGACCTGAACCTGGTGGGCTCGCACGCGGGCGTCGCCATCGGCCAGGACGGCCCGTCCCAGATGGGCCTCGAGGACCTGGCCATGTTCCGCGCCGTGCCCGACTCCACCGTCCTGTACCCGTGCGACGCCCCGCAGACGGCGCGCCTCGTCGCCGCCATGGCCGACCTCGACGGCGTGCGCTACCTGCGCACCACGCGCGGCGCCACGCCCGTCCTCTACGGCCCCGGCGAGGAGTTCCCCGTCGGCGGGTCCAAGGTGCTGCGCTCCAGCGGCGCCGACCGGCTCACGGTCGTCGCCGCCGGAGTGACCGTCCACGAGGCGCTCGCCGCGGCGGCGGCCCTCGACCGGGAGGGCGTCCCGGTGCGCGTCGTCGACCTGTACTCCGTCAAGCCCGTCGACCGGCGCACGCTGCGCGCGGCCGCCGAGCAGACGGGCTGTCTGCTCACCGTCGAGGACCACCGGCAGGAGGGCGGCATCGGCGACGCCGTCCTGGACGCCTTCAGCGACGGCAGCCCCGTGCCGCGCCTGGTGCGCCTCGCGGTGACCGGCGTACCGGGCTCCGCCTCGCCCGCCGAGCAGCTGCGGGCCGCCGGGATCGACGCGGAGTCGATCGCGGCGGCCGTACGGCTGCTCGTGGAACACGTGGTGCGATGA
- a CDS encoding NAD(P)/FAD-dependent oxidoreductase encodes MIVGAGFAGFQAARTLARLARGRADVTLLNPTDYFLYLPLLPQVAAGVLEPRRVTVSLSGTLKHVRLVLGEADGVDLERRAVRYTGPEGERGELTYDRLVLAVGSVNKLLPVPGVAEHAHGFRGLPEALYLRDHVTRQIELAAAAPDAATCRARCTFVVVGAGYTGVEVAAHGQLFTRSLARHQALRAGIEPRWLLLDIAPRVLPELDRRLSTTADRVLSGRGVEIRTGTSVKEATREGVLLDDGDTIDTRTLVWCVGVRPDPLVAGIGKPLERGRLVVDPFLNVPGHPEVFACGDAAAVPDLAEPGEFTAMTAQHAWRQGKVAGRNVAASLGVGRRGAYRHHDLGFTVDLGGVKGAANPLGVPLSGPLAGAVTRGYHLAAMPGNRVRVAADWLLDAVLPRQGVQLGLVRSWSVPLDTASPELARVPGGPAAPGGHPAPADARSHEHEPKPEE; translated from the coding sequence GTGATCGTCGGTGCCGGATTCGCCGGGTTCCAGGCCGCGCGGACCCTCGCGCGGCTCGCCCGCGGCCGGGCCGACGTCACCCTGCTCAACCCCACCGACTACTTCCTCTACCTGCCCCTGCTGCCGCAGGTCGCCGCGGGCGTCCTCGAACCGCGCCGCGTCACCGTGTCGCTCTCCGGCACCCTCAAGCACGTCCGGCTCGTCCTCGGCGAGGCCGACGGCGTCGACCTGGAGCGGCGCGCCGTGCGCTACACGGGACCGGAGGGCGAGCGCGGCGAGCTGACCTACGACCGGCTCGTCCTGGCCGTCGGCAGCGTCAACAAACTCCTTCCCGTGCCCGGTGTCGCCGAGCACGCGCACGGCTTCCGCGGTCTGCCGGAGGCGCTGTACCTGCGCGACCACGTGACCCGGCAGATCGAGCTGGCCGCCGCCGCGCCCGACGCCGCGACGTGCCGGGCGCGCTGCACCTTCGTGGTCGTCGGCGCGGGCTACACCGGCGTCGAAGTCGCCGCGCACGGGCAGTTGTTCACCCGGTCCCTGGCGCGCCACCAGGCGCTGCGCGCCGGGATCGAGCCGCGCTGGCTGCTCCTGGACATCGCGCCGCGCGTCCTGCCGGAGCTGGACCGGCGCCTGTCCACGACCGCCGACCGCGTCCTGAGCGGACGCGGTGTGGAGATCCGTACGGGCACGTCCGTGAAGGAGGCCACGCGTGAGGGCGTGCTCCTCGACGACGGCGACACCATCGACACGCGCACCCTCGTGTGGTGCGTCGGCGTGCGCCCCGACCCGCTCGTCGCCGGGATCGGCAAGCCCCTGGAGCGCGGCCGCCTCGTCGTCGACCCGTTCCTGAACGTGCCGGGCCACCCCGAGGTGTTCGCCTGCGGGGACGCGGCGGCCGTGCCCGACCTGGCCGAGCCGGGCGAGTTCACGGCCATGACCGCCCAGCACGCCTGGCGGCAGGGCAAGGTCGCGGGCCGCAACGTGGCGGCCTCGCTCGGCGTCGGCCGCCGCGGCGCCTACCGCCACCACGACCTCGGCTTCACCGTCGACCTCGGCGGCGTCAAGGGCGCCGCCAACCCGCTCGGCGTCCCGCTGTCCGGGCCGCTCGCCGGGGCCGTCACCCGCGGCTACCACCTGGCCGCGATGCCCGGCAACCGGGTGCGCGTCGCCGCCGACTGGCTCCTCGACGCGGTGCTGCCGCGCCAGGGCGTGCAGCTCGGCCTCGTCCGGTCGTGGTCGGTGCCCCTCGACACGGCGTCGCCGGAGCTCGCCCGGGTGCCCGGCGGTCCCGCCGCGCCGGGCGGGCACCCCGCGCCGGCCGACGCGCGGAGCCACGAGCACGAGCCCAAGCCCGAGGAGTGA
- a CDS encoding DUF5107 domain-containing protein, with the protein MATTVRRDVTTLPAAALGPDNPLPPLRLPRAPHRVEDRARQELPRDMARQLGYEPLRSVLPAPLRDGYGRQRTATSFDVLVLENERLRATVLPGLGGRVHSLVHKESGRELLYRNPVFQPACFALNGAWYAGGIEWNIGATGHTTLSCAPLHAAVVTAPDGGPMLRLWEWERLRDVPFQVDLWLPEDSDFLHVGVRIRNPHEKSVPVYWWSNIAVPEERRVLAPADEAWRYDYAHALARVPVPEPQGPYAADYFYDVPDGARRWIAALDADGHGLVQTSTATLRGRKLFRWGAGSGGRRWQEWLTGPGSGGYAEIQAGLARTQLEHVRLDAESEVAWLESYGPLALPADVAHGDDWAAARAAAEARLADALPRAAVDAAYERWLAHADDEPGETLAVGSGWGALEVLRGGYKLPGTPFAEAALGPEQEPWLELLRSGAVPEPSGPWVPGPTLVARHWRDMLETAPARPHAEYHLGVAQWHAGDRAQAERSWERGLARAAVRWPLLRCLAVADLESGHGERAADRYEEAFAGLGDDEAAGAVGAALGREAIEALLAVGRAAAARAVWERLGPDARRLGRFRLLEVRLLVAEGDAAGARAVLDEGFEVADLREGDEGLGELWATVAPGVPVPPAYDFRMRPAEPAEVPGGGA; encoded by the coding sequence GTGGCGACGACCGTGCGACGCGACGTAACTACCCTGCCCGCGGCCGCGTTGGGGCCGGACAATCCGCTGCCGCCGCTGCGCCTTCCGCGCGCGCCGCACCGGGTCGAGGACCGCGCGCGGCAGGAGCTTCCGCGCGACATGGCGCGGCAACTCGGGTACGAGCCGCTGCGCTCGGTGCTGCCCGCGCCGCTGCGCGACGGCTACGGCCGACAGCGCACGGCCACCTCGTTCGACGTGCTCGTCCTGGAGAACGAGCGGCTGCGCGCCACCGTCCTGCCCGGTCTCGGCGGTCGCGTGCACTCGCTCGTGCACAAGGAGAGCGGGCGCGAACTGCTGTACCGGAACCCGGTGTTCCAGCCCGCGTGCTTCGCGCTGAACGGCGCCTGGTACGCGGGCGGCATCGAGTGGAACATCGGCGCCACCGGGCACACCACGCTGTCCTGCGCACCGCTGCACGCCGCCGTCGTGACCGCGCCCGACGGCGGCCCGATGCTGCGCCTGTGGGAGTGGGAGCGGCTGCGGGACGTGCCGTTCCAGGTGGACCTGTGGCTGCCGGAGGACTCCGACTTCCTGCACGTGGGGGTGCGGATCCGCAATCCGCACGAGAAGTCCGTGCCCGTCTACTGGTGGTCCAACATCGCCGTGCCCGAGGAGCGCCGGGTGCTCGCGCCCGCCGACGAGGCCTGGCGGTACGACTACGCGCACGCCCTCGCCCGGGTGCCGGTGCCCGAGCCCCAGGGGCCGTACGCCGCCGACTACTTCTACGACGTGCCGGACGGCGCGCGCCGCTGGATAGCGGCGCTCGACGCCGACGGACACGGCCTCGTCCAGACGTCCACGGCCACGCTGCGCGGGCGCAAGCTCTTCCGCTGGGGCGCGGGCAGCGGCGGGCGGCGCTGGCAGGAGTGGCTGACCGGCCCGGGGTCCGGCGGGTACGCGGAGATCCAGGCGGGGCTCGCGCGCACGCAGCTGGAGCATGTGCGGCTCGACGCGGAGAGCGAGGTCGCGTGGCTGGAGTCGTACGGACCGCTGGCGCTCCCGGCGGACGTGGCGCACGGGGACGACTGGGCGGCGGCCCGCGCGGCGGCCGAGGCGCGGCTCGCCGACGCGCTGCCGCGGGCGGCGGTGGACGCGGCGTACGAGCGGTGGCTGGCGCACGCCGACGACGAGCCGGGGGAGACGCTCGCCGTCGGGTCCGGCTGGGGCGCGCTCGAAGTCCTTCGGGGCGGGTACAAGCTGCCGGGCACGCCGTTCGCCGAGGCCGCGCTCGGGCCCGAGCAGGAGCCGTGGCTCGAACTGCTGCGGTCCGGGGCCGTGCCGGAGCCGTCCGGGCCCTGGGTGCCCGGGCCCACGCTCGTCGCCCGGCACTGGCGGGACATGCTGGAGACGGCGCCCGCGCGGCCGCACGCTGAGTACCACCTGGGGGTCGCGCAGTGGCACGCGGGGGACCGGGCGCAGGCGGAGCGCAGCTGGGAGCGCGGGCTCGCACGGGCCGCGGTGCGCTGGCCGCTGCTGCGCTGCCTGGCGGTGGCCGACCTGGAGTCGGGGCACGGCGAGCGGGCCGCGGACCGGTACGAGGAGGCCTTCGCCGGGCTCGGCGACGACGAGGCGGCGGGGGCCGTGGGGGCGGCGCTCGGGCGGGAGGCCATCGAGGCGCTCCTCGCCGTGGGCCGCGCGGCGGCGGCGCGGGCGGTCTGGGAGCGCCTCGGCCCCGACGCGCGGCGGCTCGGGCGCTTCCGGTTGCTCGAAGTCAGGCTGCTGGTCGCGGAGGGGGACGCGGCCGGGGCGCGCGCGGTACTCGACGAGGGGTTCGAGGTGGCGGACCTGCGCGAGGGGGACGAGGGGCTGGGGGAGCTGTGGGCGACGGTGGCACCGGGGGTGCCGGTGCCACCGGCCTACGACTTCCGGATGCGCCCCGCCGAGCCTGCCGAGGTCCCTGGCGGCGGGGCCTGA
- a CDS encoding GNAT family N-acetyltransferase: protein MRQPSPRHLAEGPRVGIRRFTPADGAEFTARARESQELHRPWLFPPTTEETYAAYARTLIEDPTRSGYLVCARESGAIAGFINVNNIVQGGFRCGALGYGVFAHAAGRGLMREGLGLVVDHAFGELRLHRLEINVQPGNAASIALARRLGFRLEGFSPDFLFIDGAWRDHQRWALTTEMRAASPTGQGRRAE, encoded by the coding sequence ATGCGCCAGCCGAGCCCCCGTCACCTCGCCGAAGGCCCCCGCGTGGGGATACGCCGCTTCACCCCCGCGGACGGAGCCGAGTTCACGGCCCGGGCCAGGGAGAGCCAGGAGCTGCACCGGCCCTGGCTGTTCCCGCCCACCACGGAGGAGACCTACGCGGCGTACGCGCGCACGCTCATCGAGGACCCCACCAGGTCCGGGTACCTCGTCTGCGCGCGGGAGTCGGGCGCCATCGCCGGGTTCATCAACGTCAACAACATCGTCCAGGGCGGCTTCCGCTGCGGGGCGCTGGGCTACGGCGTGTTCGCGCACGCCGCCGGGCGCGGCCTGATGCGGGAGGGGCTCGGGCTCGTCGTGGACCACGCCTTCGGCGAACTGCGCCTGCACCGCCTGGAGATCAACGTGCAGCCCGGCAACGCCGCGTCGATCGCGCTCGCCCGCCGCCTCGGCTTCCGCCTGGAGGGCTTCTCGCCCGACTTCCTGTTCATCGACGGGGCGTGGCGCGACCACCAGCGGTGGGCGCTGACCACCGAGATGCGGGCCGCGTCGCCGACCGGCCAGGGCCGTCGCGCGGAGTGA
- the ligD gene encoding non-homologous end-joining DNA ligase: MGETRTVRAGRRTVALHRPRKPFIPEGADAADGGAAYTKGDLFDYYRSVAPFMLPHLRGRPLMLERHPDGVPGPRFMQKDTPDHYPDWISRAEVAKEGGTVTHTVCDDSATLLYLADQACVTLHRWQSRVGRVDRPDRMVFDLDPAGDGAPQEVYGPVREAARLLGELLDQVGLPSAVMTTGSRGLHVVVPVNGRHHVDDVRDFAKEVTDVMAAAHPDRFTTAVRKKDRGGRLYLDVLRNGYAQTAVAPFSVRARPGAPVAVPLAWEQLDAPGTHAARWTITDAVAQARTDPWAGLLRSPRALGPARRKLRALRRG, encoded by the coding sequence ATGGGCGAGACGCGCACCGTGCGGGCGGGCCGCCGCACCGTCGCACTCCACAGGCCCCGCAAGCCCTTCATCCCCGAGGGCGCCGACGCGGCCGACGGCGGCGCCGCCTACACCAAGGGCGACCTCTTCGACTACTACCGGTCCGTCGCCCCCTTCATGCTGCCGCACCTGCGCGGCCGCCCCCTGATGCTGGAGCGGCACCCGGACGGGGTGCCGGGGCCCCGCTTCATGCAGAAGGACACGCCGGACCACTACCCGGACTGGATCAGCCGCGCCGAGGTGGCCAAGGAGGGCGGCACCGTCACGCACACCGTGTGCGACGACAGCGCCACGCTGCTCTACCTCGCCGACCAGGCCTGCGTCACCCTGCACCGCTGGCAGTCCCGCGTCGGCCGCGTCGACCGGCCCGACCGCATGGTCTTCGACCTGGATCCGGCGGGCGACGGAGCCCCGCAGGAGGTGTACGGGCCGGTGCGCGAGGCCGCTCGGCTGCTCGGCGAACTCCTCGACCAGGTGGGCCTGCCGTCCGCCGTGATGACGACCGGCTCGCGCGGCCTGCACGTGGTCGTGCCGGTCAACGGCCGCCACCACGTCGACGACGTCCGCGACTTCGCCAAGGAGGTCACCGACGTCATGGCCGCCGCGCACCCGGACCGCTTCACCACCGCGGTCCGCAAGAAGGACCGGGGCGGGCGGCTCTACCTCGACGTGCTGCGCAACGGGTACGCGCAGACGGCCGTCGCGCCCTTCTCGGTGCGGGCCAGGCCCGGCGCGCCGGTGGCCGTGCCGCTCGCCTGGGAGCAGCTCGACGCCCCCGGCACCCACGCCGCCCGCTGGACCATCACGGATGCCGTGGCGCAGGCCCGCACGGACCCCTGGGCGGGCCTGCTGCGCTCGCCCCGCGCGCTCGGCCCGGCCCGCCGCAAGCTCCGGGCGCTGCGCCGCGGCTGA
- a CDS encoding VOC family protein — translation MEILGTVLRVCVTDLEASVSFYERLTGSTAMRFERGGVSVASVGCFLLMSGPEHELEILRKVTATIAVKDVDEAHATLTASGARIIAGPVPTPAGRNLIAMHPDGTVFEYVDRNA, via the coding sequence ATGGAAATCCTGGGAACCGTGCTGCGTGTCTGTGTGACCGATCTGGAGGCGTCCGTCTCCTTCTACGAGCGGCTGACGGGCAGCACAGCCATGCGCTTCGAACGGGGCGGCGTCTCCGTCGCGTCGGTCGGGTGCTTCCTGCTGATGAGCGGGCCCGAGCACGAGCTGGAGATCCTGCGCAAGGTCACGGCGACGATCGCCGTGAAGGACGTGGACGAGGCCCACGCCACCCTCACCGCCTCCGGGGCCCGCATCATCGCGGGCCCCGTCCCCACCCCCGCGGGCCGCAACCTGATCGCGATGCACCCGGACGGCACGGTCTTCGAGTACGTGGACCGCAACGCGTAG
- a CDS encoding gas vesicle protein GvpG: MGLVGEVLALPLAPARGTLWVLRQVVAEAERQYYDPSAIRAELARLTELLEAGEIGEDEFDRREDELLTRLGYGVRQAAAQEPGTATGSGAAPEENRTATR; encoded by the coding sequence ATGGGACTCGTCGGTGAAGTGCTCGCGCTGCCTCTGGCGCCCGCCCGGGGCACCCTCTGGGTGCTCCGTCAGGTGGTCGCCGAGGCGGAGCGGCAGTACTACGACCCCTCGGCCATCCGCGCCGAACTCGCCCGGCTCACCGAGCTGTTGGAGGCGGGCGAGATCGGCGAGGACGAGTTCGACCGCCGTGAGGACGAGCTGCTGACGCGGCTCGGCTACGGCGTCCGGCAGGCAGCGGCCCAGGAGCCCGGCACAGCGACCGGCTCCGGGGCCGCTCCGGAGGAGAACAGGACGGCGACACGATGA
- a CDS encoding gas vesicle protein: MTHTSRKQNNTTAESDDLPGPIQVLRHAREQLSELTGLAAESVSSFERTDAGWELEVEVLELARVPDTMSLLATYAVSMDPGGELTAYRRVRRYERGRADPHRAGG; encoded by the coding sequence ATGACGCATACGTCCCGCAAGCAGAACAACACGACAGCCGAGTCCGACGACCTGCCCGGGCCCATCCAGGTGCTGCGGCACGCACGGGAACAGCTCTCCGAACTCACCGGCCTCGCCGCCGAGTCCGTCTCGTCGTTCGAACGCACCGACGCGGGCTGGGAGCTGGAGGTCGAGGTCCTCGAACTGGCCCGCGTACCGGACACCATGAGCCTGCTCGCGACCTACGCCGTGAGCATGGACCCCGGCGGCGAGCTCACCGCCTACCGCAGGGTGCGCCGCTACGAGCGCGGCCGCGCCGACCCGCACCGCGCGGGCGGCTGA
- a CDS encoding arginase family protein — MRNIVVIDAPSNLGLRPPAPGTVPGCHKLAGALRERGILRRLNAFEGGVVVPPRYDRGDWQEGDGVFNAAAIAAYTPRLADRVERHLRAGDLPVVLGGDCSIQLGASLALRRMGRYGLAAIDASADFRHPGNSDRIGAAGGEELALATGRGQDDLTDLEGLRPYLKDEDVRIFGMRDGDEDRAELGELRIPTVTVGELRQWGAADVARSAVVGLEHEALDGFWVHLDADVLDPSVMPAVDSPDEDGLHPDELLALLRPLVRSPRCVGLNVTIYDPDLDPDGTAGDVLTDVVVAAFADA; from the coding sequence ATGCGGAACATCGTGGTCATCGACGCGCCCTCCAACCTGGGCCTGCGCCCGCCCGCCCCGGGCACCGTGCCCGGCTGCCACAAGCTCGCCGGGGCGCTGCGCGAGCGCGGCATCCTGCGGCGCCTGAACGCCTTCGAGGGAGGCGTCGTCGTGCCGCCGCGCTACGACCGGGGCGACTGGCAGGAGGGCGACGGCGTGTTCAACGCCGCCGCGATCGCCGCGTACACGCCCCGGCTCGCCGACCGCGTCGAGCGCCATCTGCGCGCCGGGGACCTGCCCGTCGTCCTGGGCGGTGACTGCTCCATCCAGCTCGGCGCGTCCCTCGCGCTGCGCCGCATGGGGCGCTACGGCCTCGCGGCGATCGACGCCTCCGCGGACTTCCGGCACCCGGGCAACTCCGACCGGATCGGCGCGGCGGGCGGCGAGGAGCTGGCGCTCGCCACCGGGCGCGGCCAGGACGACCTCACCGACCTCGAAGGCCTGCGGCCCTATCTGAAGGACGAGGACGTAAGGATCTTCGGCATGCGCGACGGCGACGAGGACCGCGCCGAGCTGGGCGAGCTGAGGATACCGACCGTGACGGTCGGCGAACTGCGGCAGTGGGGCGCCGCCGACGTGGCCCGCTCGGCCGTCGTCGGCCTGGAGCACGAGGCCCTGGACGGCTTCTGGGTGCACCTGGACGCCGACGTGCTCGACCCGTCCGTGATGCCCGCCGTCGACAGCCCCGACGAGGACGGCCTGCACCCGGACGAACTGCTCGCGCTGCTGCGCCCGTTGGTCCGCTCACCCCGCTGCGTCGGGCTCAACGTCACCATCTACGACCCCGATCTCGACCCCGACGGCACGGCGGGCGACGTGCTCACCGACGTCGTGGTGGCGGCCTTCGCGGACGCGTGA
- a CDS encoding GvpL/GvpF family gas vesicle protein, which produces MTTYIYGIAHTGHPGLPEGMGGIGQPTRPVRVLRHGRLAAIVSDSPEDLRPKRRDLLAHQSVLDEAGAGGPVLPMRFGSLAQDDQAVLDVLDQLADHYEERLRSLEGRAEYNVKAAHDEQAVLHQVLAENPELRALAEANRKAGGGTYEQKLRLGEQLTAAVQGREASDGIEVRRALEPCAEAVSTGPEGTGWLANYSFLVRRESAEGFVAAVAELRKTQPHLDVRVHGPLPPYSFVDPAPAAPAAPSDDAARAR; this is translated from the coding sequence GTGACCACCTACATCTACGGCATCGCCCACACCGGCCACCCGGGGCTGCCGGAGGGCATGGGCGGCATCGGCCAGCCGACGCGCCCGGTGCGTGTCCTCAGGCACGGCAGGCTCGCGGCCATCGTCAGCGACAGCCCCGAGGACCTGCGCCCCAAGCGGCGCGACCTGCTCGCCCACCAGAGCGTCCTGGACGAGGCGGGCGCGGGCGGCCCCGTCCTGCCGATGCGCTTCGGCAGCCTCGCACAGGACGACCAGGCCGTGCTCGACGTCCTCGACCAGCTGGCCGACCACTACGAGGAGCGGCTGCGCTCCCTGGAGGGCAGGGCCGAGTACAACGTGAAGGCCGCCCACGACGAGCAGGCCGTCCTGCACCAGGTGCTCGCCGAGAACCCCGAGCTGCGGGCCCTGGCCGAGGCCAACCGCAAGGCGGGCGGCGGCACATACGAGCAGAAGCTGCGGCTCGGCGAGCAGCTGACCGCCGCCGTGCAGGGCCGCGAGGCCAGCGACGGCATCGAGGTGCGCCGTGCCCTGGAACCCTGCGCGGAGGCCGTCAGCACGGGTCCCGAGGGCACGGGGTGGCTCGCCAACTACTCGTTCCTGGTGCGTCGCGAGTCCGCCGAGGGCTTCGTGGCCGCCGTCGCGGAACTGCGCAAGACCCAGCCGCACCTGGACGTGCGCGTGCACGGTCCGCTGCCCCCGTACAGCTTCGTCGACCCCGCCCCCGCAGCCCCCGCCGCGCCTTCGGACGACGCGGCGCGGGCGCGGTGA
- a CDS encoding phage holin family protein translates to MTASDNPHYPQVPPSSAPGRTATGVASPETALSDALSQVVHEAVRASLHESVRAELRGQVRAELADAARKQRRKASLYATAGAVALYAGAAAALTLGLAIAVGLPAWAAGLIVTVLLAVAAVVLRNAARPTRPGPAKDSTPTSKDATSEGAAEAAVPQAPRGAPGTADFPAVPATPPGVTTPPATSESPGPRAR, encoded by the coding sequence ATGACTGCATCGGACAACCCCCACTACCCTCAGGTCCCCCCGTCGAGCGCGCCGGGCAGGACGGCCACGGGCGTCGCGTCCCCGGAGACGGCCCTGAGCGACGCGCTGTCGCAGGTCGTCCACGAGGCGGTGCGCGCGTCCCTGCACGAGTCGGTGCGCGCCGAACTGCGCGGCCAGGTCCGCGCCGAGCTGGCCGACGCGGCGCGGAAGCAGCGCCGCAAGGCCTCCCTGTACGCGACGGCCGGAGCCGTCGCGCTGTACGCGGGCGCCGCCGCGGCGCTCACCCTCGGCCTGGCGATCGCGGTCGGCCTGCCCGCCTGGGCGGCGGGCCTGATCGTCACCGTGCTGCTCGCGGTGGCGGCTGTGGTCCTGCGCAACGCGGCCCGGCCCACCCGGCCCGGCCCCGCCAAGGACAGCACGCCCACCTCGAAGGACGCCACCTCCGAAGGCGCCGCCGAGGCCGCCGTGCCCCAGGCCCCGCGCGGCGCCCCGGGCACCGCCGACTTCCCCGCGGTGCCGGCCACCCCGCCCGGCGTCACCACGCCGCCCGCCACCTCCGAGTCGCCGGGCCCGCGGGCCCGGTGA
- a CDS encoding gas vesicle structural protein GvpA, with the protein MTVVPAQQSGGAGGTSGLYDVIELILDRGLVIDAFVRVSLVGIEILKIDVRVVIASVDTYLRFAEACNRLDLEAGPNRSPGLPDLVGEITESGARGKSKGALSGAAETVSDAFKQAREEGRSGEEEAARPRRRSTSRSRKEETE; encoded by the coding sequence ATGACCGTCGTCCCAGCACAGCAGAGCGGCGGCGCAGGCGGCACCAGTGGCCTGTACGACGTCATCGAACTCATCCTCGACCGCGGCCTCGTGATCGACGCGTTCGTGCGCGTCTCGCTCGTCGGCATCGAGATCCTCAAGATCGACGTGCGCGTCGTCATCGCCAGCGTCGACACCTATCTGCGCTTCGCCGAGGCCTGCAACCGCCTCGACCTGGAGGCAGGCCCGAACCGGAGCCCCGGCCTGCCCGACCTGGTCGGCGAGATCACCGAGTCGGGTGCGCGCGGCAAGTCCAAGGGCGCGCTCAGCGGCGCCGCCGAGACCGTGTCGGACGCCTTCAAGCAGGCGCGCGAGGAGGGCCGCTCCGGTGAGGAGGAGGCCGCGAGGCCGCGCCGGCGCAGCACGTCGCGGTCCCGGAAGGAGGAGACGGAGTGA